CTTCATTTTTAAAGAAGTCCCTGAAAGGTGTTCGTGCAATAATTTGCCCCACTGTAAGTTTTTCAAATTCCagctctttttctttatttatcttttaccTTCAACTTATAGAAGCATTTATGCGGGTTGAATGTGGTAACTGTTTTTATGCAGGAAGGTTTTTTATCTATAGCTGACAGCTTAAAGGGGGTACAGCATGTGGTTATACTATCGCAGGTACTCTTTATCTCCTTGGCATTGTATCTTGCACTTGAGAAAAATTTGATACATGTAGTAAGAGGTAGTAAGAATTGTTTGGGGTGGGGGGATCATTATCATTCCTGTTATGGGTCGAAAAATCAATATTATTACAATGACGAtctaaattttcatataaaatgatttaggaggttctATGCATTAATAATAGACTTTGGCtgaatttaatatgttttaccCATTTCAACTATTTCTCTTTAAGCTAAGTTTTTTATCTGAACTATTTGAGATAGTATGCTACCTGAATCGAGCCATTAACATATGAAGTTGCCACCTCTACATGTAATGACTGTTGGATATGGCAATTTGACAATGTTGCAGTTGTCTGTTTATAGAGGAAGTAGTGGTGTTCAAGCAATCATGAATAATAATGCAAGGAAACTAGCGGAGCAAGATGAATCTGTGGTAGTTTCCTCAGGAATTCCATATACTATAGTTAGAACTGGACTTCTAAAGAATGATCGCGGAGGCAAGCCAGGTTTCAGTTTTGAAAAGGTATTATCTTGGTATATGTTCAATCTCAAAAACGGGAAATATGGTAATATTGAAAGTTGGCTTAACATTCCGAATAACAGGGTTGTGCAGATAATGGAAGTCTTAGCAAGGAAGACGCTGCATTCATTTGCATTGAAGCTCTTGATATGGTCCCTGAAAGAGGAATGGTATTCGAGGTTGGTTAAAGCTATTGTGTTCtttcttgttcttattttttCAACAATCTGTTCACAATGTTTGTAACTGCTCAATATTTTTACAAGAGGTGACAAAATGGGCGGGTTTGATTTTGGGTCAAAAGGGTAAATTTTGCTGTGGTCAAAATATGTtgatttgaaacactgtgacaAATGCTTCAGTATTATGAATTGGAGTGTCATATGTTGAGAAAAGTCATAATTTTTCAGTAACCATCTAGTTTctgaaataaaatgatttagggaGGGTTGCATCAAGAATACACCTTGGGCGAATTCCACCCCGTTTCACCTGTTTCCTTTTAAGCTATtcgtttttgtttttagttttaccCATGTAGCCATTTTGCAATAAAAGCCTGAATCTACTCATTTGTTAGCAAATCGGTTTTAACTGCCACCATTATCCTTTGTCAATGCTATGATTCTAAATATATCATGAATTTATGAAGTAATGTTTAACTATAGGTTGTTAATGGGGAAGAAGAGGTTCAGAACTGGAAAGACCAGTTTGCAAAGTTGATGGAGCAAGCACAGCAATGACACCTCGATGGGTCTTCTAATCCAAGTTCATGAGTAATGGACAATGTGCTAGTCTGATTGGATCCAGGTCAATATTATATGATTTATTCTGTGTAGTTTTCTTTCATTGGTCTCAAATATAGAATAAATGAAGAAAGTGAAGAATTATTTAGCTTCTTTTATGCTTTAAGAAACTATTTTTAGTCTCCTCAATTACTGTAGAGTTTTACCTTTTATCctgtttatttatattcattttaatCTTGTATGCTGTGATCTGTGATCTTCTTTCTTCTTACTTCAACCAAAACAAAGAAATAAGGCAATTGAATCTTTTGAGTAAAAGTAACTCACCTTGGACTTAAACGAGTCTGGTTTAGTAGAATGGGTAAATATATGAGTTTACTTCCAGCTTATAAAAAGCAGTTGCCATGTGGATCTAACTGTCTATTTTAGTATATTATTAAGAATACCAAATCATACTCATTTTGTTCATGCCTGATGCCTCTTGCATATGTATGAACCAATTCTCTGGGTACCAAGATggtacatgggaccagagggttcccacccatttacccttcttcttcttttttaatacTGGAGTCTCACTCTGGACACATATAAAGTAGAAGTACCAATGTTTAGCAGCATTTTAACTATTAGCTGAATTCCAAAAAGCATGCAATCACATGCTAGTAAGAATAGTCTACAGTAGAAAATTGATGGACAAACAATTGTAGTGACAAAGAAGATATTTCTTTTCAGCTTTGGCACTACAGACTACAATGTTAACGTCCGAACTTCAAACTATAAATGTCTTTTTTCGTTCGACTACATCGGATTTTGCTCTcaagataataataacttgtGCATAGATCTTAATCCTTATTCTGATCTTTAGAACATGtttcacacacaaaatattATAGGTAGCCTTTAGAATTGACACTAGCTGATTGTAGAGGTTCAACGATTACGGACTAGAACTTTTTGTTTATACCATGTGTCATGTCTGCATCTCTTTATTTACTGCTTTTATTGATTCAGTAACTAACTAACTGAGGATTCAAAACTCTTGTACATTGATGACATAGCTTTGACACACTTTACGATTGtcatatttttaatgaaaattgcATCTTATAAATTTAGTTTCAACAATATAAAATCGAAACCAGAGGTAAGAACCGAATACCGTACCTATCGGTATCGTTATTTTCGGGAGTTCCCCTTTAATACCGAAATGTGcctgtttttaattttgactacgGCTCTAAATAGGAGTTATGTAGGTTTTTATGGTCTTAAAAAACAcggatttatatttatttttagaaaatgattatAGTTCACGAGTATTAAATCTGTCTGTTACTGTGTGATTGGCATGCTATATGCCTATATCCTTAGTAgtataccataaatgaaatgccTATTTGCTTAGCATGAACCACCATGTAACTGCAAAGAACTTTTTCGTAAATCAAAATATGGCTTAAAATAGTTTGGTATTAACTTCGGTATTACCGGTACGAACCGGTACCGAACGGATTGGTACCAATACCGATTTCGTCCCAAAATCAAAACCGATACCAATACCGATACCGAATCTCTATCGGTACCAATTTTTGATACCCGTACGGTACCGGTTCAGTATcgatttttcggtttttttactCATCCCTAGTTCATTGTGTTTCTTCTTCTGGATAACATATGATGTTCTCTTGTATTTTATGATATTTAGATTATAAATATACTATGTTATTTACAAAAGGTTAACCTATCAATAGTTACTTCTCAATATGATGTTCTCTtgcaattttgatttttgatgtgTTGCCAATATATGCTCTGTTCATTTATACTTCATCGACTTCGCTATGGTTAAATATGAATGGGACACTTATTTACATACATTTATCATATTCCATAACTCAAAGTGCTTTGATCTTCTTTATAattatacgagagcaagtacccgcgcgttgcggcggtgagatggggAAGGTGATAAgttataggaggtgatatgtcatagagtgtcaatgccttagccgtacgggctccgcccttgatttaaaaattcgtcgaaagtatatcgaataacatctctaatgaaagagcatgaaattttaagaacacctgtatattttttataatttatcgatgtacggtttttgagataaaagattttgaaaaaattagaggaataaaatgatttatggaggagagagaaagttgtaggcattgatatgtggtacatcatgcattatcatgtctacattgttgaaattgaatgttgaaagttgaaaagtgaatttgctttataatatagtatagattatagcTGTACAAGTGATCATTCCCTCTATTTCATTCAACGTCAAGTGATATATTATGCACAGTTATATGTATCTTAAGTGATGGTTATGAGACATCACTTGCATATTTTCTATTGTACGGAATTATCTTTAACGGAATTACGGATTTCTGTGTTAGTCAAATAGATGATAAGGAGGactatatatctatttttatgTAGTTAGCTTGGTGTGTTGTTATAGTTAGGATTGCAGAATCGAAATTTAGGTTGGAGGTTGTAGATTCATGTGGATTTCTGTCCTCTGTCCTTTTTGGTTCTCACTTGTGTTCTTGGGAAACTTTAGCATCGATACCTACAGATAAATAAGACCCAAAAAGAGAGGAAAAAAAAGGAGAAGGAAGTTAAGGTCAATCAATGGAAAACATTGTTGAAATTTCCAGCATAATTTTTGTCAATTGTGGGTAGGAAGTTTCTCAGAAACATAATGGATGGTCTGAAGTCTGAACTGAGGGCCAACACTATTGTAGGAGTCAATGCCAACAAGGAATGTGGCTGAGAACAGTGCATTATGTGCCATGTGCGATCGTGATGCATTCACTATTAAGCATCTTAAAGATGTGCATATCTAACATTCTTATTTCAAAAACGATCATGAGAACAGCCTAGATTGTTAGCGATGTACCCATACCAATatccatttttttctttaagatCATTGATTATTCGTAGCACATTTGGATGAGTTTGATAAAGTTTAAAACCACAAATttaatcatataaacataaattggTGGTGGCCTGGTGGGGCACTTCAGTAAACCACACCCTGAACTGAATTAGACCGAAGTACTACCAAGTACAGGCATGAGTAAAGTCTACTAAGTTACTCTTTTGCTCTCAACTTTGTGGTTCCAGCATTGTCTTACTAATGCATAAATTTACAGATCAAAGTCACTGCCAAATATATCAAAGTTGGATATTCTATATATCTTATACATAGGATAAACGACACCAGCTGGATGGAAGCATTTGTAATAATTCCAAGTTATCTACAGCTTTATAAATAGATGAATCCAGAGAACTCAGAAATCCGAGGTATGGATGCAATTATTAAGTTTTAGTACAgtgtaatttgtatatataggctggCATGGTACTCCTATTTTCTGAACTAGACGATGCATAGTAAATGTTACCTAGAGAAATACACTACTGGTACCTGCAAGGTACCTGTTGACCCAATCCAAAGTTGTGGGGTCTTCATTTGAGAAATCAAAAAACTCATCGGTATTGAAGCTAAACTTTGAAGATTCAACTCCATGTTTGTCTTTGGTGGCGACATCCTCTTCTTTCATCTCGTTGTTAGCTATCTCTACTGCTGTCCTTCTCTCAGCTAATTTGGAGCCATCTCTTGTTGAATCATGATCGGTTTGTTTTTCCattatttccttctttttgcTTAAATGTGAATTCCAATAGTTTTTTATCTCATTATCGGTTCGACCTGGTAGTCTTCCAGCAATCAGTGACCACCTAAAATCGTATTTAGATTAATACAATCATCAATGAAGTATAAGTTTCATAAAAtagaactacctataaaatttgttaaattcaCACCATCGAtggttttgatgaaattgaagaaaacatggaacCTGTTTCCTAAAAGTTTATGAAGCCTAATAATCAAGTCTTCCTCTTGGTCTGATATATTTCCTCTCTTGATGTTTGGTCTCAGATAATTTAGCCATCTTAGCCTACAACTCTTGCCACACCTCTGTAAACCTGCAAAGCTGATAATTTAATCACATAGTTTGGCCCCATTCAGCTAGTACTTTAGTTTCATTTTCATACCTGCTTTTGTTGCAATGACTGTCCATTTTTTAGGACCATGTATCTCTATAGTTTCAGCTAGCTTTTCATCTTCTTCTGCTGTCCATGCTCCCctgtttatttctttctttgatgGTTTCTTTGTCTTCAAGTCCATGCTAGAGAGACCTATGTATCTTTGTGAAGAACTCACCACTCAGATAGTCATTTATATGCAACACGTGAATGATTGCAATGTTTGCTGTGCTGAGTGATTCTCTAGATGGAATCTTTAGGTATATTTTAGAAAGATGTTCTGTAGGAGAGCACCTAAGACCAGTGATATAAGTGTACTATTAAAATAATGGGGTGGTATTTATATGGTTATGTTAAACTTATAATGCATTATTGTAATGACCATTAAAGAACGACGACTTTTATGGGGCGTCTAAAAAAAAAGAGCGCAAAATTCCCCTTTTGAAACAACTCAGGATGTTGTATTCAGACCGTTGAGTCCAAATAACCCATTTCCTTGCTAGCTAAATTGCTTCATTAGACTTGTTTGAGACAAAaaaaacacaacccaaatcTACTCATTAATAAGTAAACGGGTTCAACTTGCCACCTTTGAGATAGAACACAATCTAAATCGACTCATTAATCAGTAAATGGATTGGAATAGTCATCTTAATGGTTTAATGCACTTTATTTTAAATGCAATACCCTTATAGATAAGTAGTCGCTGTTCACTTACACCTCTTTCGTGGTCTTGTTGCAGTTTCTGTCGCTTGTTGAAAACATGTACTGCTTCGTATTATTAAAGGTCAGTTTGGAACAATGCTGTTTTACTAGTAACAGCCAAATGGTAGTAGCAATTTGTTTTTCTCACAAAAGTGCAAACAATAATATGCCACCAAATGGTTAGGTTAgcattatgttttatttagagGTTAGGTGATATAATGACGATGATAAGATCaattatataagttttataaaaatagcaTCCTTAGCCACACTTTCTTCTCTTCAATAGTTTTAAATAGTGTCATGATAAATATTAAAGTACGTAGAGTGGAATTATATGATGCAACAGATATATGATGTCGATAGTTCTTAGGCGATTATTCTACTGATTGTTGGACCGTAATAGtaacttcaaagttcaaatcgCTATCGAAAACCCAAAATTTTAAACATCTATCAAATTAAGCATTAGagattatataataaaaggaCAAGATTGTGGTGCAAGAATACGTGCAAGTCCTCCAAATGTTGGTTCTACTTACCCTCATAAAGTTCTGATGGTGAAGCCTCTCTCAAGATTTTACATATACATGTTACTGTATCATATTTTCCATGACTTTGTTTCTGTTCCTCCTAACTACTAGTCGCCACACGAAGATAGttagatatatttatttgtacaCAAAATTCTGTATTTAGTTGCTTCTTTTATCTAAATTTCCTAAAGAAAAGAACCTATTTCcgtctcctttttttttaaaggatcgATTAAATTATGGAATATCAAATTGAAAAGAGAATATCGTTAGTTTCACCGTTAAGTAATCAATTATAAGCTCATATGGATGATATAAATAACATCGATTTTATATCATGTCAAACatatgcatatattttttttctaacacaCTAAAGAGaatatccatttttttttaacaaacaatCTTATTTGTAATTGTTCAAATAATCAAATGTCTCCATTTAGTTGATGCATTTCATGTCAAACATATGCATATATTTGTTTGAGTCATTTATAAGCTCTAACAGTAGATATTAATGATTGATATATACTTTAGTACGTAGGAGCTAGCTAGGTGCATGCGTCTTAGATTACAAAACAATAAAGAAAGACAAATATTTGAAGCCAATATAGTCTATACACGTGATTTGAGGGTTTGTCCAATGATGACATGATGTCGGTGTAAGTAGCTTTCAATACCATCACTCATGTTCTTTCTATCCATTCTGACCAAATTGCAACCTTTCATTACAGTTCtcataaaatttattttgttttttttttcttttttaaacttgattgaaaaaaaataaaatgaaggtGTATATTTAGTGTGctaatttgattttgtgttgaTATTGAGCTCTTGACATCGAAATGAATAAAATTAGGCATAACTAATTAAACCTCTTTGATGGAATATGATTGTTGCGTTGTGTAAACAAGCTGACAAGCACCATTTGGCGGGGTCTACAAATGGTTCAACCTTGCATACATTATAAATGCATATTTTTGGTCTTAAAAATCCATATCATTTTATTCACATACGATATATGTTCTTAGTTCCTGACTTAAACTTTGGTTGCCTATATTGACGTTGATAACTTTGTTTCATCCCAATTAAATTCGTGTAACCCTAAGGTAACGTATAGGGTAAAATATTTTATTGCAGTGTTTCACGATTCAAAGGAAAATATAGTCATTCCCCGAACCTAGCTATCTAATtacactactttttttttttatcaaagatGTTCACTTAGCTAGTTTGTTTCATCgatatcattttattatctttaaaattaatatctTTATTTTCAAGGAAAAAGCACTGTTATAGTTctaatttttcttcttcttctttttaaaaaaaaatattaattggtTCACCCACCTTTCTTTCTTCTGTTGTCAAGTCGGATATCAATGTTTAATTGTTTATGAAAACTGTCACTCGTATTTTAGATAGTCTCGTAGTCAATAAGGATTATGGTGGTGATGATATAATTAGTATCATAAGTTCTTATTAATCTACCAcattcatacattatcaacTTGTATAATGTGCTGTAATATTAGTACAATGTGGTAGATTAATAAAAAGTCACTGtaataatatcatttctctATGTTCtgaaatgaatgaatgatgaATTTATGTTTATTGGGCCCTTAATTCCAGTTGGAAAAACAGTATTTCATTGGGCTGTTCTGCCTAGTCCAACACGAATAGTTGGACCTCCCGCGtatgtgttttaacttttaaccttGAAGATGGACTGATGGAGTAACAGTTGACATTGATTTATGAGAAATCAAAGGACTCATTTGGTtcacaaatgttttttttttttttaacaatattaatCCTGTTGtattacatatctttttacttAAGTGTGTCAAATACTCTTCAAATCGCGAATATGAACATGATACAACGAATCTTTAAGAAATgccttttgaagaagaaaagggtATGGTAGTGGACCCCCTTTTGGCTTTGCTTAGCCAATCAGGAAGCACCTTACCCAGAAGGGAGCTAGCTAGGCCATAGATTAATGAAGAGAATGCTTTGGTATTAAACTTGTGTAGAAATGGACAATAAACCAGAATTATTGTGAAAAGTCTCTTATTTGTTATTAGCTGTCTCACTATGTCTTCTTA
The sequence above is drawn from the Erigeron canadensis isolate Cc75 chromosome 4, C_canadensis_v1, whole genome shotgun sequence genome and encodes:
- the LOC122598575 gene encoding transcription factor MYB114-like, yielding MDLKTKKPSKKEINRGAWTAEEDEKLAETIEIHGPKKWTVIATKAGLQRCGKSCRLRWLNYLRPNIKRGNISDQEEDLIIRLHKLLGNRWSLIAGRLPGRTDNEIKNYWNSHLSKKKEIMEKQTDHDSTRDGSKLAERRTAVEIANNEMKEEDVATKDKHGVESSKFSFNTDEFFDFSNEDPTTLDWVNRYLAGTSSVFL